The Micromonospora krabiensis genome window below encodes:
- a CDS encoding glycosyltransferase 87 family protein, protein MPATVGRRPGRLAPLHRVTSGIDRRTVVRVGVVAAVAYAAWLAIGLFGRPYNFFDMKIYHGAVVWWASGHELYEFIAPDTTLGFTYPPFAGLVMLPMAHLPVGLAGLVNAAASLAALAIVLAALLRPIVDRLAWPLWFSVAIAVPLAAAIEPARETLGYGQVNLLLFALIMADLIGLRWRSRRGTHATADDGPLLRFLYSGAWAGAGIGLATAVKLTPALFIAYLMLTRQWRVAATAIGTTVAVTVGTFAIVGAESRAYFGSVLWQTERVGAADMTPNQSLAGLLARLYDSIETPGLLWFSFAVLILALGLSRATNAHADGDELTAFTLVGLTANVISPISWTHHLVWVIPAIIVLADAAVRRREASRGLAYRAGPAQPNGGLPGVNGLRPPIWYPTLTGLRHGVAALGLYLLFLISPIWPYEHQLPEVSHYQDGLFGALMENSLAVALIVLVAGLPWRPGAEPAFHADRMGRAVAAARR, encoded by the coding sequence ATGCCGGCGACCGTCGGGAGACGGCCGGGCCGCCTCGCCCCGCTGCACCGCGTAACGAGTGGGATCGATCGACGGACAGTCGTACGGGTCGGCGTCGTGGCCGCCGTCGCCTATGCCGCGTGGCTCGCCATCGGCCTCTTCGGGCGTCCGTACAACTTCTTCGACATGAAGATCTACCACGGCGCGGTGGTGTGGTGGGCGAGCGGTCACGAGCTCTACGAATTCATCGCTCCCGACACCACACTCGGATTCACCTACCCGCCGTTCGCCGGTCTGGTCATGCTGCCGATGGCGCACCTGCCGGTGGGGCTCGCCGGCCTGGTCAACGCGGCCGCCAGTCTCGCGGCGCTGGCGATCGTGCTGGCCGCCCTGCTGCGTCCGATCGTCGACCGGCTGGCCTGGCCGCTGTGGTTCTCGGTCGCCATCGCGGTGCCGCTCGCGGCCGCCATCGAGCCGGCCCGGGAGACCCTCGGCTACGGCCAGGTCAACCTGCTCCTGTTCGCGCTGATCATGGCCGACCTGATCGGCCTGCGCTGGCGGTCCCGCCGGGGCACGCACGCGACCGCCGACGACGGCCCGCTGCTGCGTTTCCTCTACAGCGGAGCCTGGGCGGGCGCCGGCATCGGGCTGGCCACCGCGGTCAAGCTCACGCCCGCGCTCTTCATCGCCTACCTGATGCTCACGCGGCAGTGGCGGGTCGCGGCCACGGCGATCGGCACCACGGTCGCCGTGACCGTCGGTACCTTCGCGATCGTCGGGGCGGAGTCCCGGGCGTACTTCGGCAGCGTGCTGTGGCAGACCGAGCGGGTCGGCGCCGCCGACATGACACCCAACCAGTCGCTGGCCGGGCTCCTCGCGCGGCTGTACGACTCGATCGAGACGCCGGGGCTGCTCTGGTTCTCGTTCGCCGTGCTGATCCTGGCGCTGGGGCTGTCCCGCGCCACGAACGCGCACGCGGATGGCGACGAGCTCACCGCTTTCACGCTGGTCGGGTTGACCGCCAACGTGATCAGCCCGATCTCCTGGACGCACCACCTCGTGTGGGTGATCCCGGCGATCATCGTGCTCGCCGACGCCGCCGTACGCCGCCGCGAGGCGAGCCGGGGGCTCGCGTACCGGGCCGGACCGGCGCAGCCGAACGGCGGGCTGCCGGGGGTGAACGGGCTGCGCCCGCCGATCTGGTACCCGACGTTGACCGGGTTGCGGCACGGCGTGGCCGCGCTGGGCCTCTACCTGCTGTTCCTGATCTCGCCGATCTGGCCGTACGAGCACCAACTGCCGGAGGTGTCGCACTACCAGGACGGCCTCTTCGGCGCGCTGATGGAGAACTCCCTGGCGGTGGCGCTGATCGTGCTGGTCGCCGGGCTGCCGTGGCGTCCGGGTGCCGAGCCGGCCTTCCACGCCGACCGGATGGGCCGGGCGGTCGCCGCCGCCCGACGCTGA
- a CDS encoding DoxX family protein: MKPVRSLARIMLSGIFLHSGYRNFMNPERLAPTAKPVTDRVAPLLESVNPRIPTDTVTLIRANAAVQVGAGLMFATGRLTRPTALVLAGTLVPVTVAGHPFWKNDDPTARVNNQVHFLKNLGLFGGLLLAAADTGGRPGLRWRTGHRIGHSRRSVRRAVRTARREARIAVRSAATARRIPG; this comes from the coding sequence ATGAAACCCGTACGCTCCCTCGCCCGCATCATGTTGAGCGGCATCTTCCTGCACAGCGGGTACCGCAACTTCATGAACCCGGAGCGGTTGGCGCCGACGGCCAAGCCCGTCACCGATCGGGTGGCCCCCCTGCTCGAGAGCGTCAACCCCCGCATCCCGACCGACACCGTGACGCTGATCCGCGCCAACGCGGCGGTGCAGGTGGGCGCCGGTCTGATGTTCGCCACCGGACGGCTCACCCGGCCGACCGCGCTGGTGCTGGCCGGCACGCTCGTCCCGGTGACGGTCGCCGGGCATCCCTTCTGGAAGAACGACGACCCGACCGCACGGGTCAACAACCAGGTGCACTTCCTGAAGAACCTCGGCCTCTTCGGCGGGCTGCTCCTCGCCGCCGCGGACACCGGGGGTCGGCCGGGGCTGCGCTGGCGCACCGGCCACCGCATCGGCCACTCTCGACGTTCCGTGCGGCGGGCGGTCCGCACCGCGCGGCGGGAAGCCCGGATCGCCGTACGATCCGCCGCCACCGCCCGACGAATTCCCGGCTGA
- a CDS encoding GNAT family N-acetyltransferase, whose translation MTTLRLRPEGPADAGPVRRVLAAAFARPDVATPPEVGLVEELRDSDAWIAELAMIAEYGGEVVGYALLTRVRVTSEVGPAPALALGPVAVAPHRQRVGHGTAVVQAALDAATELGERLVVVLGNPAYYRRFGFGRADRMGLTSPWSGLGEPWQALVLPPVTSDAAPPPQGEVVFPPPWSKV comes from the coding sequence GTGACGACGCTGCGGCTGCGACCCGAGGGCCCGGCCGACGCCGGCCCGGTCCGGCGGGTGCTGGCCGCGGCTTTCGCGCGACCCGACGTCGCCACGCCGCCCGAGGTGGGCCTGGTCGAGGAGCTGCGCGACAGCGACGCCTGGATCGCGGAGCTCGCGATGATCGCCGAGTACGGCGGTGAGGTCGTCGGCTACGCGCTGCTGACCCGCGTACGGGTGACATCCGAGGTGGGCCCGGCGCCCGCGTTGGCCCTCGGTCCGGTGGCGGTGGCGCCGCACCGGCAGCGGGTCGGGCACGGCACCGCCGTGGTGCAGGCCGCCCTGGACGCCGCCACGGAGCTGGGCGAGCGGCTGGTGGTGGTGCTGGGCAACCCGGCCTACTACCGGCGCTTCGGGTTCGGCCGGGCCGACCGGATGGGCCTGACGAGCCCGTGGTCGGGGCTGGGTGAGCCGTGGCAGGCGCTGGTGCTGCCACCGGTGACCAGCGACGCCGCGCCGCCGCCGCAGGGCGAGGTGGTCTTCCCGCCGCCCTGGTCGAAGGTCTGA
- a CDS encoding ATP-binding protein → MDPVRNPYAPGAGQRPPELAGRGRELDVFDIVLERIARGRPERSLMLTGLRGVGKTVLLNTLRSQAINRLWGTGKIEARPDQSLRRPVAAALHMAVRELAPRHRAPDRIDAFLGVLKAFAMRAAPTGRGGAAPKLRDRWQPGIDVPAASGRADSGDIEIDLVELLSDAAAVASDVGTGIAIFIDEMQDLGPEDVSALCAACHELSQIGAPLIVVGAGLPHLPAVLSAAKSYSERLFRYQRIDRLDRIAADQAFCAPAEREEVEYEQKALDLLYEKSGGYPYFVQAYGKATWDHAPRSPITAADVRVAAPEAEAELAVGFFGSRFERATPAEREYMRAMATLSLVEAEAGGPVRDDMDAAVPTAEIARALGRKPASLSPARDALIKKGLIYSGERGTVAFTVPHFGRYLRTQPA, encoded by the coding sequence GTGGATCCGGTCCGCAACCCGTACGCGCCGGGCGCCGGCCAGCGTCCGCCCGAACTCGCCGGGCGGGGCCGCGAGCTGGACGTCTTCGACATCGTGCTGGAGCGCATCGCCCGGGGGCGGCCGGAGCGGAGCCTGATGCTCACCGGCCTGCGGGGCGTCGGCAAGACCGTGCTGCTCAACACCCTGCGCTCGCAGGCGATCAACCGGCTCTGGGGCACCGGCAAGATCGAGGCTCGGCCGGACCAGTCGCTGCGCCGTCCGGTCGCCGCCGCGCTGCACATGGCGGTACGGGAGCTGGCGCCACGGCACCGGGCGCCCGACCGGATCGACGCCTTCCTCGGCGTGCTCAAGGCGTTCGCGATGCGCGCCGCACCGACCGGCCGGGGCGGCGCCGCGCCGAAGCTGCGCGACCGCTGGCAGCCCGGCATCGACGTGCCCGCGGCCAGCGGCCGGGCCGACTCCGGTGACATCGAGATCGACCTGGTCGAGCTGCTGAGCGACGCGGCGGCGGTGGCCAGCGACGTCGGCACCGGCATCGCCATCTTCATCGACGAGATGCAGGACCTCGGCCCGGAGGACGTGTCGGCCCTCTGCGCCGCCTGCCACGAGCTCTCCCAGATCGGCGCGCCACTGATCGTGGTCGGCGCCGGCCTGCCGCACCTGCCGGCCGTGCTCAGCGCCGCGAAGTCGTACTCCGAACGGCTCTTCCGCTACCAGCGCATCGACCGGCTCGACCGGATCGCCGCCGACCAGGCGTTCTGCGCGCCCGCGGAGCGCGAGGAGGTGGAGTACGAGCAGAAGGCGCTCGACCTGCTCTACGAGAAGTCCGGCGGCTACCCGTACTTCGTCCAGGCATACGGGAAGGCCACCTGGGACCACGCGCCACGCTCCCCGATCACCGCGGCCGACGTGCGGGTGGCCGCGCCGGAGGCCGAGGCCGAGCTGGCGGTCGGGTTCTTCGGTTCCCGCTTCGAGCGGGCCACCCCGGCCGAACGCGAGTACATGCGGGCGATGGCCACCCTGTCGCTGGTGGAGGCCGAGGCGGGCGGCCCGGTCCGCGACGACATGGACGCGGCGGTGCCGACGGCGGAGATCGCCCGTGCCCTCGGCCGGAAGCCGGCCAGCCTCTCGCCGGCCCGGGACGCCCTGATCAAGAAGGGGCTCATCTACTCCGGCGAGCGGGGAACGGTCGCGTTCACCGTTCCGCACTTCGGCCGTTATCTGCGCACGCAGCCGGCGTGA
- a CDS encoding LppU/SCO3897 family protein, with amino-acid sequence MIIGLVVLLLLCPCVGLVGWAVWRVADDSTTSASPSVSEPALPTRAPTSAAPSPDRDEFAKGDCLVNDGTDDDAQLRKVPCGPNTYEVLLRIPATTDGDRCETLAPQATANYVHDNTIDVLDYVLCLRER; translated from the coding sequence CTGATCATCGGTCTGGTCGTGCTGCTCCTGCTCTGCCCGTGCGTCGGGCTCGTCGGTTGGGCGGTGTGGCGGGTGGCGGACGACTCGACGACGAGCGCGAGCCCGTCGGTGAGCGAGCCCGCCCTGCCGACCAGGGCCCCGACGAGTGCGGCCCCGAGCCCGGATCGTGACGAGTTCGCGAAGGGCGACTGCCTGGTCAACGACGGCACGGACGACGACGCCCAGCTGCGGAAGGTGCCCTGCGGCCCGAACACGTACGAGGTGCTGCTGAGGATTCCGGCGACGACCGACGGCGACCGGTGCGAGACCCTCGCGCCGCAGGCCACGGCGAACTACGTGCACGACAACACGATCGACGTGCTGGACTACGTGCTCTGCCTCCGAGAGCGGTAG
- a CDS encoding LppU/SCO3897 family protein, giving the protein MTYAEDPAPPPKRRGPLIAVLVVLTLLVLGGGATAFVLLDGDDAAPVAAPTEPAAGAGADPDVSADPAEPTDVPSDPAPESSADPRFVKVGQCVRNEGPAGGKPKLLISDCAPKTYEVLRRVDGATSGEKDAEAKCAKVTGYTNWYFFDSELDTLDFVLCLKQR; this is encoded by the coding sequence GTGACGTACGCGGAGGATCCCGCGCCGCCGCCGAAGCGGCGCGGGCCGCTGATCGCGGTGCTGGTGGTGCTCACGCTGCTCGTGCTGGGCGGCGGGGCGACGGCCTTCGTCCTGCTGGACGGGGACGACGCGGCGCCGGTGGCCGCGCCGACCGAGCCGGCCGCGGGTGCGGGCGCGGACCCGGACGTGAGCGCCGATCCGGCCGAGCCCACCGACGTGCCGAGCGACCCGGCGCCGGAGTCGTCGGCCGACCCGCGGTTCGTCAAGGTCGGCCAGTGCGTCCGCAACGAGGGACCGGCCGGCGGCAAGCCGAAGCTGCTGATCAGTGACTGCGCCCCGAAGACGTACGAGGTGCTGCGCCGCGTCGACGGCGCGACCAGCGGGGAGAAGGACGCCGAGGCGAAGTGCGCCAAGGTGACCGGCTACACCAACTGGTACTTCTTCGACAGCGAGCTGGACACCCTCGACTTCGTGCTCTGCCTGAAGCAGCGCTGA
- a CDS encoding EamA family transporter, which translates to MDATVAAAPAAAPALIWTALIVVYVLWGSTYLGIRIAVETLPPLASAAARFAAAAVVLALVLRLRRGPGALRVDRRQLGAAALVGILLLAGGNGLVVLAESGPPGVALPSGIAALLVATVPLLVVLLRSATGDRPRLWTFGGVSVGFVGLVLLVLPGGGTDAVPLVGALTVVVGAACWSVGSFLSGRIRMPDDPFVATVYEMLAGALVLAVLAVGRGELVGFDPAQVSLRSWLALGYLMVAGSLVAFTAYVWLLHHAPISLVATYAYVNPAVAVVLGAVLVAEPITPQVLVGGAVIVAGVALVVSTERPRRSGTGSTAEPARR; encoded by the coding sequence GTGGACGCCACCGTCGCCGCCGCCCCGGCCGCCGCGCCCGCCCTGATCTGGACCGCCCTGATCGTGGTCTATGTGCTCTGGGGATCCACCTACCTGGGCATCCGCATCGCGGTGGAGACCCTTCCGCCGCTCGCCTCGGCAGCGGCACGGTTCGCCGCCGCGGCGGTGGTGCTGGCGCTCGTGCTGCGGCTGCGGCGGGGGCCCGGCGCGCTCCGCGTCGACCGCCGTCAGCTCGGCGCCGCCGCGCTGGTCGGGATCCTCCTCCTCGCCGGCGGCAACGGGCTGGTGGTGCTGGCCGAGTCCGGGCCGCCCGGGGTCGCGCTGCCCTCCGGCATCGCCGCGCTGCTGGTCGCCACCGTGCCGCTGCTGGTCGTGCTGCTCCGGTCGGCCACCGGGGACCGGCCCCGACTCTGGACGTTCGGCGGCGTCAGCGTCGGCTTCGTCGGCCTCGTCCTCCTCGTGCTGCCGGGCGGCGGCACCGACGCCGTACCGCTCGTCGGCGCGCTCACCGTCGTCGTGGGGGCCGCCTGCTGGTCGGTCGGCTCGTTCCTCTCCGGGCGCATCCGGATGCCCGACGACCCGTTCGTCGCCACCGTCTACGAGATGCTGGCCGGCGCGCTGGTCCTCGCCGTCCTCGCGGTCGGTCGGGGCGAGTTGGTCGGCTTCGATCCGGCCCAGGTCAGCCTCCGCTCGTGGCTCGCGCTCGGCTACCTGATGGTCGCCGGCTCGCTGGTCGCCTTCACCGCGTACGTCTGGCTCCTGCACCACGCCCCGATCTCGCTCGTCGCGACGTACGCCTACGTCAACCCGGCGGTGGCGGTCGTGCTCGGCGCGGTGCTGGTCGCCGAACCGATCACCCCACAGGTGCTGGTCGGCGGCGCCGTGATCGTGGCCGGTGTCGCTCTGGTCGTGAGCACCGAGAGACCCCGCCGTTCGGGCACGGGGTCCACGGCGGAACCGGCGCGCCGGTAA
- a CDS encoding prepilin peptidase, with product MPAGPSIVAVLLGALVGLGAPRLARRVVAALPPVVGVRPPLPGPALPVPGAGPSIRGGVGTVVAGAIVFGGLTVALGIDPVLPVFLALAAVGLVLALVDRACLRLPDALVGAAALVAGLGLTGVALVTGTPDRLLGALLGALVAGGTHVVLALLPRSRLGFGDVKLATVLGLPLGWLGWPTLWLGLLLPHLLHGLLVLMLLATRRVRRDTTLPLGPALLTGTWLATLLP from the coding sequence GTGCCCGCCGGCCCGTCGATCGTCGCTGTCCTTCTCGGCGCCCTGGTCGGGCTCGGCGCCCCGCGCCTGGCCCGGCGTGTCGTCGCGGCCCTCCCCCCGGTGGTCGGGGTGCGGCCGCCCCTGCCCGGCCCGGCGCTTCCCGTCCCCGGCGCTGGGCCGTCGATTCGCGGCGGCGTCGGGACGGTCGTGGCGGGCGCGATCGTGTTCGGCGGCCTGACCGTCGCCCTGGGGATCGACCCCGTCCTGCCGGTGTTCCTCGCGCTGGCGGCGGTCGGCCTGGTGCTGGCCCTGGTCGACCGGGCCTGCCTGCGGCTACCCGATGCGCTGGTCGGTGCGGCGGCGCTGGTCGCCGGCCTCGGTCTGACCGGTGTCGCGCTGGTGACCGGAACGCCGGACCGCCTGCTCGGCGCACTGCTCGGTGCGCTGGTGGCCGGCGGTACGCACGTCGTGCTCGCGCTGCTGCCCCGGTCGCGGCTCGGCTTCGGGGACGTCAAGCTCGCCACCGTGCTCGGCCTGCCACTCGGCTGGCTCGGCTGGCCGACCCTGTGGCTCGGACTGCTGCTGCCGCACCTGCTGCACGGCCTGCTGGTGCTGATGCTGCTCGCGACCCGCCGGGTGCGGCGCGACACGACGCTACCCCTCGGCCCGGCCCTGCTGACCGGCACCTGGCTGGCCACCCTGCTCCCCTGA
- a CDS encoding UvrD-helicase domain-containing protein has protein sequence MPPFSAAPPGGLPPFVADLHIHSKYSRACSRDLTLPNLGWWARRKGIGLLGTGDFTHPAWYDHLRETLHPAEPGVYRLSPEAERDIARRLPPRLASEAESDPVRFLLSVEISTIYKRDDRTRKVHHLVYLPDLDAVGRFNTALGRIGNLGSDGRPILGLDSRDLLEITLEASPDGYLVPAHIWTPWFSALGSKSGFDAIADCYADLAEHIFAVETGLSSDPEMNWRVGSLDAYRLVSNSDAHSPPALAREATVFATARDYFAVRDALRTGDGLAGTIEFFPEEGKYHADGHRLCGVNWAPERTRAAGGRCPECGKPLTVGVLSRVEELADRPEGHRPSHAREVTHLVPLAEILGEINGVGARSKKVEGKLNDLLAALGPELEILTRTPLDDLARVGGELLAEGVGRLRRGDVRRVPGYDGEYGVITLFDPTELPGRSGGAQAETLFDVPVPAPRKPAEAAPKARTARPAAARAEPKRKATPPPPPPIAPPPSPHEPFEPMLAGMEEVGTGLLDRLDAMQRVAASAPGGPLLIVAGPGTGKTRTLTHRIAYLCAELNVFPEQCLAITFTRRAAEELRHRLDGLLGPVAEDVTVGTFHSLGLTILRENAGAAGLPVDFRIADDADRAAARAEAGDDPTAYAALLRKQDLVDLDELLTLPVALLRDDPKLVAHYRDRWRWVFVDEYQDVDAVQYELLRLLSPADGNLCAIGDPDQAIYSFRGADVGYFLRFSQDFTDARLVRLNRNYRSSAPILAAAVQAIAPSSLVRGRRLDPARLDPEAPLVGRYPAASVADEADFVVRTIDDLVGGLSHRSLDSGRIDGRATSLAFSDIAVLYRTDSQAAPILDALARANIPVQKRSHDRLRDRPGVAAIARELRHADGLGGDLPARVRLAGQVLADRFATPTLDGSGTVRPEEVRTAVDLLTPLARRCGDDLPLFLSQLATGAEVDALDPRAEAVTLLTLHAAKGLEFPVVFLVGAEDGLLPLRWPGATPDEDAIAEERRLFFVGLTRAQDRLYVSHAARRTRQGSERECAPSPFLDSIDPGLFERFGEAEPRRPKDRQLRLI, from the coding sequence GTGCCTCCGTTCAGCGCCGCACCCCCCGGTGGCCTCCCGCCGTTCGTCGCGGACCTGCACATCCACTCGAAGTACTCCCGCGCGTGCAGCCGCGACCTCACCCTCCCCAACCTTGGCTGGTGGGCCCGGCGCAAGGGCATCGGCCTGCTCGGCACCGGAGACTTCACCCACCCCGCCTGGTACGACCACCTGCGCGAGACGCTCCACCCGGCCGAGCCCGGCGTCTACCGGCTCAGCCCCGAGGCGGAGCGGGACATCGCGCGGCGGCTGCCGCCCCGGCTGGCGAGCGAGGCCGAGAGCGACCCGGTGCGGTTCCTGCTCAGCGTCGAGATCTCCACGATCTACAAGCGGGACGACCGGACACGCAAGGTCCACCACCTCGTCTACCTGCCCGACCTGGACGCCGTGGGACGGTTCAACACCGCGCTCGGCCGGATCGGCAACCTCGGCTCGGACGGCCGCCCGATCCTGGGCCTCGACTCCCGGGACCTGCTGGAGATCACGCTGGAGGCCAGCCCGGACGGCTACCTGGTGCCGGCGCACATCTGGACGCCCTGGTTCTCGGCGCTCGGCTCGAAGTCCGGCTTCGACGCGATCGCCGACTGCTACGCCGACCTCGCCGAGCACATCTTCGCCGTGGAGACCGGGCTCTCGTCGGACCCGGAGATGAACTGGCGGGTCGGCAGCCTCGACGCGTACCGGCTGGTGTCCAACTCGGACGCCCACTCGCCGCCCGCCCTGGCCCGGGAGGCCACCGTCTTCGCGACGGCACGCGACTACTTCGCCGTGCGCGACGCGCTGCGCACCGGTGACGGTCTGGCCGGCACCATCGAGTTCTTCCCGGAGGAGGGGAAGTACCACGCGGACGGCCACCGCCTCTGCGGCGTCAACTGGGCTCCGGAGCGGACGCGGGCGGCCGGCGGCCGCTGCCCCGAGTGCGGCAAGCCGCTGACCGTCGGTGTGCTGAGCCGGGTGGAGGAGCTGGCCGACCGCCCGGAGGGCCACCGGCCGTCCCATGCCCGCGAGGTGACCCACCTCGTGCCGCTGGCCGAGATCCTCGGCGAGATCAACGGTGTGGGTGCCCGCTCCAAGAAGGTCGAGGGAAAGCTCAACGACCTGCTCGCGGCGCTCGGTCCCGAGCTGGAGATCCTGACCCGCACCCCGCTCGACGACCTCGCGCGGGTCGGTGGCGAACTGCTCGCCGAGGGGGTCGGCCGGCTGCGTCGGGGCGACGTGCGACGGGTGCCCGGCTACGACGGCGAGTACGGCGTCATCACCCTGTTCGACCCGACCGAGCTGCCCGGCAGGTCGGGCGGCGCGCAGGCGGAGACGCTCTTCGACGTACCCGTGCCGGCGCCCCGCAAGCCCGCGGAGGCGGCGCCGAAGGCACGGACCGCGCGCCCGGCGGCGGCCAGGGCCGAGCCGAAGCGGAAGGCCACCCCGCCGCCCCCGCCCCCGATCGCCCCGCCGCCGTCGCCGCACGAGCCGTTCGAGCCGATGCTGGCCGGCATGGAGGAGGTCGGCACCGGCCTGCTGGACCGGCTCGACGCGATGCAGCGGGTGGCCGCCTCCGCGCCGGGCGGGCCGCTGCTCATCGTGGCCGGCCCGGGCACCGGCAAGACGCGGACGCTCACGCACCGGATCGCGTACCTGTGCGCCGAGCTGAACGTCTTCCCCGAGCAGTGCCTGGCGATCACGTTCACCCGGCGGGCCGCCGAGGAGCTGCGCCACCGCCTCGACGGACTGCTCGGCCCGGTCGCCGAGGACGTCACCGTCGGCACCTTCCACTCCCTCGGGCTGACGATCCTGCGCGAGAACGCCGGGGCCGCCGGGCTGCCCGTGGACTTCCGGATCGCCGACGACGCCGACCGCGCGGCGGCCCGCGCCGAGGCCGGTGACGACCCGACGGCGTACGCGGCGCTGCTGCGCAAGCAGGACCTCGTCGACCTGGACGAGCTGCTCACTCTGCCGGTGGCGCTGCTGCGCGACGACCCGAAGCTGGTGGCGCACTACCGGGACCGGTGGCGGTGGGTCTTCGTCGACGAGTACCAGGACGTCGACGCGGTGCAGTACGAACTGCTGCGCCTGCTCAGCCCCGCCGACGGCAACCTCTGCGCGATCGGCGACCCCGACCAGGCCATCTACTCGTTCCGGGGCGCCGACGTCGGCTACTTCCTGCGCTTCTCCCAGGACTTCACCGACGCCCGACTGGTTCGGCTGAACCGCAACTACCGGTCGTCGGCACCGATCCTGGCCGCCGCGGTGCAGGCCATCGCGCCGTCGTCGCTGGTCCGCGGCCGTCGGTTGGACCCGGCCCGGCTCGACCCGGAGGCGCCGCTGGTCGGCCGCTACCCCGCGGCGTCCGTCGCCGACGAGGCCGATTTCGTCGTACGCACCATCGACGACCTGGTAGGCGGTCTCTCCCACCGGTCGCTGGACTCCGGTCGCATCGACGGACGCGCCACGTCGCTCGCGTTCTCCGACATCGCCGTGCTCTACCGCACCGACTCGCAGGCCGCGCCGATCCTGGACGCGCTGGCCCGGGCCAACATCCCGGTGCAGAAGCGCTCGCACGACCGGCTCCGGGACCGGCCCGGCGTGGCCGCGATCGCCCGCGAGCTGCGGCACGCCGACGGGCTCGGCGGCGACCTGCCCGCCCGGGTACGCCTCGCCGGCCAGGTGCTCGCCGACCGGTTCGCGACGCCCACGCTGGACGGGTCGGGCACGGTCCGGCCGGAGGAGGTCCGGACGGCGGTCGACCTGCTCACGCCGCTGGCCCGACGCTGCGGCGACGACCTGCCGCTGTTCCTCTCCCAACTGGCCACCGGCGCCGAGGTGGACGCGCTGGACCCGCGGGCCGAGGCGGTCACCCTGCTCACCCTGCACGCCGCCAAGGGGCTGGAGTTCCCGGTGGTCTTCCTCGTGGGCGCGGAGGACGGGCTGCTGCCGCTGCGCTGGCCCGGCGCCACGCCGGACGAGGACGCGATCGCCGAGGAGCGGCGGCTCTTCTTCGTCGGGCTGACCCGGGCCCAGGACCGCCTCTACGTCAGCCACGCCGCCCGGCGCACCCGTCAGGGCAGCGAACGGGAGTGCGCGCCCTCGCCGTTCCTCGACTCCATCGACCCGGGCCTGTTCGAACGGTTCGGCGAAGCCGAACCCCGCCGCCCCAAGGACCGCCAACTCCGCCTGATCTAA
- a CDS encoding metallophosphoesterase translates to MLSALAFVGVIALVTGLIHFYLWKRLVRDTTAPGRWRRAGAVAALVLALLIPATLIGTRARLYWLAWPGYLWLALMFYLLVLLLVLEVPMLVARLVLRRRAVAAESTAAAPEPALVGAAGPADPPATEAVAQPDHDASRRLLLARGAAIFAGLTAAGVTGYGVRNALGPPELDRVRIPLARLPRSMDGLRIATVSDIHLGPLLGRAHTERIVSMINGLDADLVAVVGDLVDGTVAELGPAAAPLRDLRSRYGSFFVTGNHEYYSGAEEWVREVDRLGLRVLQNQRVEIAARGGVLDLAGVNDPSGGELGSADGPDYAAALGDRDPSRPIVLLAHQPVVAVEAAKYGVDLQLSGHTHGGQIAPFNLAVKLEQPVVSGLGQVDGTKVYVTNGAGFWGPPVRVGANPQITLVELRAP, encoded by the coding sequence GTGCTGTCGGCGCTGGCTTTCGTGGGCGTGATCGCCCTGGTCACCGGCCTCATCCACTTTTACCTGTGGAAGCGGCTGGTCCGCGACACGACCGCGCCGGGTCGCTGGCGACGCGCCGGCGCGGTGGCCGCCCTGGTGCTCGCGCTGCTGATCCCCGCCACCCTGATCGGCACCCGGGCCCGGCTGTACTGGTTGGCCTGGCCCGGCTACCTCTGGCTCGCGCTGATGTTCTACCTCCTGGTGCTGCTCCTGGTGCTGGAGGTGCCGATGCTGGTGGCCCGGCTGGTGCTGCGCCGCCGGGCGGTCGCCGCCGAGTCCACCGCCGCCGCGCCCGAACCGGCCCTGGTCGGTGCCGCCGGGCCCGCCGACCCGCCGGCCACGGAGGCGGTCGCACAGCCCGATCACGACGCGTCCCGCCGGTTGCTGCTCGCGCGCGGGGCCGCCATCTTCGCCGGCCTCACCGCCGCCGGCGTCACGGGGTACGGCGTCCGCAACGCCCTCGGCCCGCCGGAGCTGGACCGGGTCCGCATCCCGCTGGCCCGGCTGCCCAGGAGCATGGACGGCCTGCGGATCGCCACGGTCTCCGACATCCACCTCGGGCCGCTGCTCGGCCGGGCGCACACCGAGCGCATCGTCTCCATGATCAATGGGCTCGACGCCGACCTGGTCGCGGTCGTCGGTGACCTGGTCGACGGCACGGTCGCGGAGCTGGGGCCGGCGGCGGCACCGCTGCGCGACCTGCGCTCCCGGTACGGCAGCTTCTTCGTCACCGGCAACCACGAGTACTACTCCGGGGCGGAGGAGTGGGTGCGGGAGGTGGACCGGCTCGGCCTGCGGGTGCTCCAGAACCAGCGGGTGGAGATCGCCGCCCGGGGCGGAGTGCTGGACCTGGCCGGCGTGAACGACCCGTCCGGCGGCGAGCTGGGCTCGGCCGACGGGCCGGACTACGCGGCCGCGCTCGGTGACCGCGACCCGTCCCGCCCGATCGTGCTGCTCGCCCACCAGCCGGTCGTCGCGGTCGAGGCGGCGAAGTACGGCGTCGACCTGCAACTGTCCGGGCACACCCACGGCGGCCAGATCGCGCCGTTCAACCTGGCCGTCAAGCTCGAACAGCCGGTGGTCTCCGGGCTGGGCCAGGTCGACGGCACCAAGGTGTACGTCACCAACGGCGCCGGCTTCTGGGGCCCACCGGTCCGCGTCGGCGCGAATCCCCAGATCACCCTGGTGGAGCTGCGCGCACCGTGA